A single genomic interval of Gemmatimonadaceae bacterium harbors:
- a CDS encoding MATE family efflux transporter, which translates to MTSPPPVRTEHPGHAFNLEFRALASLAVPVVLVQVGMMGMGVIDSVMVGHVSARALAAVALGNIYFFNVIVFAMGTLFALDPIVAQAVGAHDERAVERGIQRGLVLCLGLTVACALLMAPAARVIRWARQPAEIIPDAAAYVHISIAGVLPFLVFVVLRQSLQAMGRLAPIVTTILAANMLNVALNWVFIYGHLGSPALGVEGSAIATVVSRWGMFGALLALAWPALRPYLSVLRTDTFRLRPLARMLAIGAPIGFQQVLEVGAFGSIGLLMGWFGTAQVAAHQIAIQLAALTFMGPVGISTAAAVRVGHAIGAGDGDRARRAARVAFLCGVGFMTATAVMFLTLPGPLARLFTSDGTVIGIASLLIPVAGVFQVFDGIQAVAAGVLRGIGDTRAPMAAMLLGYWLIGLPVSLYLGFRTPAGPTGLWWGFVAGLSSVALFLSLRVAALFRGELRRLQVDDEQTLAV; encoded by the coding sequence ATGACCTCCCCGCCGCCCGTCCGGACAGAGCACCCGGGCCACGCGTTCAACCTCGAATTCCGCGCGTTGGCCTCGCTCGCCGTCCCGGTCGTCCTGGTGCAGGTGGGAATGATGGGGATGGGGGTAATCGACTCGGTCATGGTCGGGCACGTCTCGGCGCGCGCGCTGGCGGCCGTGGCGCTGGGGAATATCTATTTCTTCAACGTGATCGTGTTCGCGATGGGGACGTTGTTCGCGCTCGATCCCATCGTTGCCCAAGCCGTGGGGGCACACGACGAACGGGCGGTGGAACGGGGCATCCAGCGGGGGCTCGTGCTGTGCCTGGGCCTGACCGTGGCGTGCGCACTGCTCATGGCACCGGCCGCGCGGGTGATCCGCTGGGCCCGGCAGCCAGCGGAGATCATTCCCGACGCGGCGGCGTACGTGCACATCTCGATCGCGGGCGTCCTGCCGTTCCTGGTGTTCGTCGTGCTGCGCCAGAGCCTGCAGGCGATGGGCCGGCTGGCGCCGATCGTGACCACCATTCTCGCCGCGAATATGCTCAACGTGGCGCTCAACTGGGTGTTCATCTACGGACACCTGGGGTCGCCGGCACTGGGCGTGGAGGGTAGCGCGATCGCCACCGTGGTGAGCCGATGGGGGATGTTCGGCGCGCTGCTGGCACTGGCCTGGCCGGCCCTGCGGCCGTACTTGTCGGTGCTCCGGACCGACACGTTCCGCCTCCGCCCGCTTGCGCGCATGCTCGCGATCGGCGCGCCGATCGGATTCCAGCAGGTGCTCGAGGTGGGGGCATTCGGATCGATCGGCCTGCTGATGGGGTGGTTCGGCACGGCACAGGTGGCGGCGCACCAGATCGCCATCCAGTTGGCGGCACTCACCTTCATGGGGCCGGTGGGGATTTCGACGGCGGCCGCGGTGCGGGTAGGGCATGCGATCGGCGCCGGAGACGGGGACCGGGCCCGGCGCGCGGCACGGGTGGCATTCCTGTGCGGCGTGGGATTCATGACGGCCACCGCGGTGATGTTCCTGACGCTGCCGGGCCCACTGGCCCGGCTGTTCACGAGCGATGGAACGGTGATCGGCATCGCCTCGCTGCTCATTCCGGTGGCCGGCGTGTTCCAGGTATTCGACGGCATTCAGGCGGTGGCGGCGGGGGTCCTGCGCGGGATCGGCGATACGCGGGCACCGATGGCGGCGATGCTGTTGGGGTACTGGCTGATCGGGCTGCCGGTGAGTCTCTACCTGGGGTTCCGCACGCCGGCGGGGCCCACGGGGCTCTGGTGGGGGTTCGTGGCCGGACTGTCGTCGGTGGCGCTCTTCCTGTCGCTGCGCGTGGCGGCGCTGTTTCGCGGCGAACTCCGCCGCCTGCAGGTGGACGACGAGCAAACGCTGGCAGTGTAG
- a CDS encoding S41 family peptidase produces the protein MKPRFRTAAVTALLFVPIVAGGFLLQEPPAHASEQLFEQVLSLVAGRYVDTLAANDIYAKAATGLVKELRDPYSQLFTPKASADFNRGTGGRYGGTGMVLGEDNTGTFVQQVFPHTPAADGGVQEGDRITGIDGKSVAGVSSIDIATRLRGDVGSRVEVTYARPGVTTPIKLTFVRREVHIPAVQYATMLDGTVGYIPIQTFNENVVEEVTDALKKLAAQGAKGYVIDLRGNGGGIVEQALDLSSLFLKDSQEIVRVRSRTGPDEISRAGTNHMAVGVPLVVMVDGGTASASEIVAGALQDHDRALVVGTTSFGKGLVQSVYGLDGGYALKLTTGKWYTPSGRSIHRDRELNAAGQLVETVPDSLETDSARRARPKFRSDDGRIVYGGGGITPDVLVRDDTLTPLEQGFFRSAAESVGAISSELEEYSRVLKDSLKTPTLDLKPAWKRHLMDQLAARDVKIDPKYAAVADSILTEQLAVRTVSKAFGDGVAKQLTLSEDKQLMAAVALLKKSSTQQQLLRVAGAQ, from the coding sequence ATGAAGCCGCGTTTTCGCACCGCTGCCGTCACTGCCTTGCTGTTCGTTCCCATCGTGGCCGGCGGCTTTCTGCTCCAGGAACCCCCCGCGCACGCCAGCGAACAACTGTTCGAGCAGGTGCTCTCGCTCGTGGCCGGCCGATACGTCGACACCCTGGCCGCCAACGACATCTACGCCAAGGCTGCCACCGGCCTCGTGAAGGAACTGCGCGATCCGTACTCGCAGCTGTTCACACCCAAGGCGAGTGCCGACTTCAACCGGGGCACCGGCGGGCGATACGGCGGCACCGGAATGGTCCTCGGCGAGGACAATACCGGCACCTTCGTGCAGCAGGTGTTCCCGCATACGCCGGCAGCGGATGGGGGCGTACAGGAAGGCGACCGGATTACTGGCATCGACGGCAAGAGCGTGGCCGGTGTTTCCAGCATCGATATCGCCACGCGGCTGCGTGGCGACGTGGGGTCGCGAGTCGAGGTAACGTACGCGCGCCCGGGCGTCACCACGCCGATCAAACTCACGTTCGTGCGCCGCGAGGTGCACATCCCGGCCGTGCAGTACGCCACGATGCTGGACGGCACGGTCGGCTACATCCCCATCCAGACGTTCAACGAAAACGTCGTTGAAGAGGTCACCGACGCGCTCAAGAAGCTCGCGGCCCAGGGCGCCAAGGGTTACGTCATCGATCTGCGAGGCAACGGCGGCGGCATCGTTGAGCAAGCGCTCGACCTGAGCAGTCTGTTTCTCAAAGACTCGCAGGAGATCGTGCGCGTGCGCTCGCGCACGGGCCCCGATGAGATCTCGCGCGCCGGCACCAACCATATGGCCGTGGGCGTGCCCCTCGTCGTCATGGTCGACGGCGGCACCGCGTCGGCATCGGAGATCGTGGCCGGCGCCCTGCAGGATCACGACCGCGCCCTCGTGGTGGGCACCACGTCGTTCGGCAAGGGCCTCGTGCAGTCGGTGTACGGGCTCGATGGTGGGTACGCCCTCAAGCTCACGACCGGCAAGTGGTACACGCCGAGCGGCCGGTCCATCCATCGCGACCGCGAACTCAACGCCGCCGGCCAGCTCGTCGAGACCGTACCCGATTCACTCGAGACTGACTCGGCGCGTCGCGCTCGGCCCAAGTTCAGGTCCGACGACGGCCGCATCGTGTACGGCGGGGGCGGCATCACCCCCGACGTGCTCGTGCGCGACGACACCCTCACCCCGCTCGAGCAGGGGTTCTTCCGGTCCGCCGCGGAGTCGGTGGGCGCGATCAGCAGCGAACTCGAGGAGTATTCGCGAGTGCTCAAGGACAGCCTCAAGACACCGACCCTGGATCTGAAGCCGGCGTGGAAGCGGCACCTCATGGACCAGCTGGCGGCCCGCGATGTGAAGATCGATCCCAAGTACGCCGCGGTAGCGGACTCGATCCTCACCGAGCAACTCGCGGTGCGCACGGTGAGCAAGGCGTTCGGTGACGGCGTGGCCAAACAGCTCACCCTGTCCGAAGACAAGCAGCTCATGGCCGCCGTCGCCCTGCTCAAGAAGAGTTCCACACAACAGCAGCTACTGCGGGTGGCTGGCGCCCAGTAG
- a CDS encoding RNA-binding S4 domain-containing protein, with amino-acid sequence MAGDESRIRIDKWLWAARFYKTRSLATDAVTGGKIEVNKDRAKPAKMVQPGDEVRVRLGPYEHIVIVRALAGRRGSARDAQALYDETAESRAERERLAEQLRLAPAAFVWEEKGRPTKKDRRDLSRFIDRKRP; translated from the coding sequence ATGGCGGGCGACGAATCCAGGATCCGCATCGACAAGTGGCTCTGGGCAGCGCGCTTCTACAAGACACGCTCGCTGGCCACAGATGCCGTGACCGGTGGCAAGATCGAGGTGAATAAGGATCGCGCCAAACCAGCCAAAATGGTTCAGCCCGGCGACGAGGTGCGCGTGCGGCTCGGCCCGTACGAACACATCGTAATCGTCCGCGCGCTGGCCGGACGCCGCGGCTCGGCGCGAGACGCACAGGCTCTGTACGACGAGACCGCGGAATCGCGTGCGGAACGGGAGCGGCTGGCGGAACAGCTCCGGCTCGCCCCGGCGGCGTTCGTCTGGGAAGAAAAAGGGCGCCCAACCAAGAAGGACCGCCGCGACCTCAGCCGGTTCATCGACCGCAAGCGCCCGTAA
- the cydB gene encoding cytochrome d ubiquinol oxidase subunit II yields METLWFWLVGGMLIMYTILDGLDLGAGAMHLWLARTPTERRLILRSIGPVWDGNEVWLLAAGGTLFFAFPGLYASSFSGFYLPLMMVLWLLVLRGISIEFRAHVAGEIWAPFWDVVFCVASALLALFLGVALGNVVRGVPLNADGWFFEPLWTNFRVGADTGILDWYTIAVGLAALAALAMHGALWVWLKTGDALGERARRAARGLWGAVLGLALLITALTFIVQPLVPQRLAEAPGGYVFALLAMAGLAVAWRAIRGHRPRTAFLGSAAYLAGMLASVAFGLFPYVLPATTDPAYSLTTHAVAASSSSLRSGLAWWIPGMVIACLYIAFIYRHFAGRAVVEGEGY; encoded by the coding sequence ATGGAGACCCTCTGGTTCTGGCTCGTGGGTGGCATGCTCATCATGTACACGATCCTCGACGGACTGGACCTCGGGGCGGGCGCGATGCACCTCTGGCTCGCGAGGACCCCGACCGAGCGGCGCCTCATCCTGCGCAGCATCGGCCCGGTGTGGGACGGGAACGAGGTCTGGTTGCTGGCCGCCGGCGGGACGTTGTTCTTCGCCTTCCCAGGGCTCTACGCGTCGAGCTTCAGCGGCTTCTACCTGCCCCTGATGATGGTGCTCTGGCTGCTCGTGCTGCGCGGCATATCGATCGAATTCCGCGCCCACGTGGCGGGCGAGATCTGGGCGCCGTTCTGGGACGTGGTCTTCTGCGTGGCGAGCGCGCTGCTCGCGCTCTTCCTCGGCGTCGCGCTCGGCAACGTGGTGCGGGGCGTACCGCTCAATGCCGATGGCTGGTTCTTCGAGCCGCTCTGGACGAACTTCCGCGTCGGGGCCGACACCGGCATCCTCGACTGGTACACCATTGCCGTGGGGCTCGCCGCGCTCGCCGCACTGGCCATGCATGGGGCGTTGTGGGTATGGCTGAAGACCGGCGACGCGCTCGGCGAGCGCGCCCGGCGGGCGGCCCGCGGGCTCTGGGGTGCCGTGCTCGGCCTCGCGCTTCTCATCACCGCCCTCACATTCATCGTGCAGCCGCTGGTGCCTCAGCGGCTAGCCGAAGCGCCCGGGGGATACGTCTTCGCCCTCCTCGCGATGGCCGGGCTCGCCGTGGCGTGGCGCGCCATCCGCGGCCATCGCCCCCGCACCGCGTTCCTGGGTTCCGCTGCGTACCTGGCCGGCATGCTGGCCAGCGTGGCATTCGGGCTCTTCCCGTACGTGCTTCCCGCCACCACCGACCCGGCCTACTCTCTCACGACGCACGCCGTTGCCGCGTCCAGCAGTAGTCTGCGGAGCGGGCTTGCGTGGTGGATCCCCGGAATGGTCATCGCCTGCCTCTACATCGCGTTCATCTACCGCCATTTCGCCGGACGGGCGGTGGTGGAAGGTGAGGGGTACTAG
- a CDS encoding cytochrome ubiquinol oxidase subunit I: protein MSDPVMVDRLLFAFTVTYHYLFPQLTMGLALLIFVLKTAALRTGSEHLDRAARFWARIFAINFAVGVVTGIPMEFQFGTNWAAFSKAAGGVIGQPLAMEGVFAFFLESSFLGLFLFGEKRLSRRAHWATSLAVFVGSWLSGYFIIATDAFMQHPVGYALTADGRLSLTSLGALLGNPWAIWQYLHNMVGAVITAAFVVAAVGAFYLLAGQHARYARTFLRLGVIAGVIASLAQVFPLGDQQGRMVADHQPATLAAMEGLFNTTNGAPLAVVGQPDMVKRELDNQLVVPGALSFLTYRRWGAEVQGLEAFPTNDWPDNVPLLYFAYHIMVGLGTLFIAITVVAAYKLWRGTLFDSKAMLWILMLSLPFPYIANTAGWLTAELGRQPWLVYGLLRTDAGASPTVSSGNGMFTLLGFLGLYLVLGILFLFLVRREIEHGPEAEAAVAASPGSPTDPGAAIRAAADDGRR from the coding sequence ATGTCGGATCCGGTCATGGTGGATCGCCTCCTCTTCGCCTTCACGGTCACGTATCACTACCTGTTTCCCCAGCTCACCATGGGGCTGGCGCTGCTGATCTTCGTGCTGAAGACAGCCGCGCTGCGCACCGGCAGCGAACACCTCGACCGTGCGGCTCGCTTCTGGGCCCGGATCTTCGCCATCAACTTCGCGGTCGGTGTCGTGACCGGAATCCCGATGGAGTTCCAGTTCGGCACCAACTGGGCGGCGTTCTCGAAGGCCGCGGGCGGCGTCATCGGGCAGCCGCTGGCCATGGAGGGCGTGTTCGCGTTCTTCCTCGAGTCCAGCTTTCTGGGGCTGTTCCTGTTCGGCGAGAAGCGGCTGAGCCGGCGCGCGCATTGGGCGACGTCGCTGGCCGTGTTCGTCGGCTCCTGGCTGTCGGGCTATTTCATCATCGCCACCGATGCATTCATGCAGCATCCGGTGGGGTACGCACTGACCGCGGACGGCCGGCTCTCGCTCACCAGCCTCGGGGCGCTGCTCGGCAATCCATGGGCCATCTGGCAGTACCTGCACAACATGGTCGGGGCCGTGATCACGGCGGCATTCGTGGTCGCCGCCGTGGGCGCATTCTACCTGCTGGCGGGCCAGCACGCGCGGTACGCGCGGACGTTCCTGCGCCTCGGCGTGATCGCGGGCGTGATCGCCTCGCTCGCACAGGTCTTTCCACTCGGCGACCAGCAGGGCCGGATGGTGGCCGATCACCAACCGGCGACGCTGGCGGCGATGGAGGGATTATTCAACACCACGAATGGCGCGCCGCTCGCCGTCGTCGGCCAGCCCGACATGGTGAAACGCGAGCTGGACAATCAGCTCGTGGTGCCAGGTGCGCTCAGCTTCCTGACCTACCGGCGATGGGGCGCGGAAGTGCAGGGACTCGAGGCATTCCCGACGAACGATTGGCCCGACAACGTTCCGTTGCTCTATTTCGCCTACCACATCATGGTCGGCCTCGGCACCCTGTTCATCGCGATCACGGTCGTGGCGGCGTACAAGCTTTGGCGCGGCACGCTGTTCGACTCGAAGGCCATGCTCTGGATCCTGATGCTGAGCCTCCCCTTCCCTTACATCGCCAATACAGCGGGGTGGCTGACCGCTGAACTCGGCCGCCAGCCATGGTTGGTGTACGGGCTGCTGCGCACCGACGCCGGCGCCTCTCCCACGGTCTCGTCGGGCAATGGCATGTTCACCCTGCTCGGATTCCTGGGGCTGTATCTCGTGCTCGGGATACTCTTCCTGTTCCTCGTTCGACGCGAAATCGAACACGGCCCAGAGGCCGAGGCCGCCGTGGCGGCGTCGCCCGGCAGTCCGACAGATCCAGGCGCTGCCATCAGAGCTGCGGCCGACGACGGGAGGAGATGA
- a CDS encoding TetR/AcrR family transcriptional regulator, producing MVQPDLAHEPKWRRMPEERPRQILDAAFETFAEHGLASARLEDIARRAGVSKGTIYLYFPSKEDLFREVVRHTVGDAIDEVERRLAGPTAMDDLNSFMDAQWHFLCSPKFPPLQRWIHSELTAYPELASFYGQEVLGRGRRLLRAILERGMERGEFRRMDSGRAARALVALLVTYGNWRHQPVLCDSIDGRSDKQLLEEIKEFYLSAIRPVPDASNANTPPLT from the coding sequence ATGGTCCAACCCGATCTCGCGCACGAGCCAAAATGGCGCCGCATGCCCGAAGAGCGGCCGCGCCAGATCCTCGACGCGGCGTTCGAAACGTTTGCGGAGCACGGGCTCGCCTCGGCCCGCCTCGAGGACATCGCCAGGCGGGCGGGCGTCTCCAAGGGCACGATCTACCTCTACTTCCCGAGCAAGGAAGATCTGTTCCGCGAAGTCGTGCGCCACACGGTGGGCGACGCGATCGACGAGGTCGAACGCCGCCTCGCCGGCCCCACGGCCATGGATGATCTGAATTCATTTATGGACGCGCAATGGCACTTTCTCTGCTCGCCCAAGTTCCCGCCGCTGCAGCGCTGGATCCACTCCGAACTCACGGCATATCCGGAACTCGCCAGCTTCTACGGCCAGGAAGTCCTGGGGCGCGGCCGGCGTCTCCTCCGCGCGATCCTCGAGCGCGGGATGGAGCGCGGCGAATTTCGCCGCATGGACAGCGGCCGCGCCGCTCGCGCGCTGGTCGCCCTGCTCGTCACGTACGGGAACTGGCGGCACCAACCGGTGCTTTGCGATTCGATCGACGGCAGGTCGGACAAACAGTTGCTCGAGGAAATCAAGGAGTTCTACCTCTCCGCCATCCGACCCGTTCCCGACGCCTCGAACGCGAACACGCCCCCTCTCACATGA
- a CDS encoding TolC family protein produces MPRSSLRATLARLVTAAALFATARAAGAQQAAPQPLSLADAIQMAAKQSALVETAALRTTEAEARVSQSRSAFLPNVSASATEAKNTLNSATFGFNFPAQPGQPPLLNPLGQVIGPVTTLDLRGHISQTVFDPAAYERLQASKASAAAVSVGESAAAEQAAVQAAVAYLQALRADAQLTARLADSSLAADLLGIARDQLSAGVGVALDVTRAASQLAGVRAQLIGARNAQAQSRLDLARALNLPLDTPLELTDSLDALTTVPDAADADAAVQRALQARPDVRALEQQVRAAQVQMNATRAERLPTINAFGDDGAIGLRLNKLLVTYTWGIQLSVPVFDGNRRRGRVDEQDAAMRELQVRMRDLRQQVAVEVRSAALDVASARQAVDAAGEHEQLAEQEVSQARDRFRAGVAGNADVITASLSLNAARTQLIDAQTAFQSARVALAYAEGRTTSIQ; encoded by the coding sequence ATGCCTCGTTCCTCCCTGCGCGCCACACTGGCGCGCCTCGTGACTGCCGCGGCCCTGTTCGCGACGGCCAGAGCCGCGGGCGCCCAGCAGGCGGCACCGCAACCACTCTCGCTCGCCGACGCGATCCAGATGGCTGCCAAGCAGAGTGCGCTCGTCGAAACCGCTGCGCTGCGCACGACCGAGGCCGAGGCCCGCGTCTCGCAGAGCCGCTCGGCCTTTCTGCCCAACGTCTCGGCGTCGGCCACCGAGGCCAAGAACACCCTGAACTCGGCCACCTTCGGCTTCAACTTCCCGGCGCAGCCAGGCCAGCCGCCGCTGCTCAATCCGTTGGGCCAAGTGATCGGGCCGGTTACGACGCTGGACCTGCGCGGGCACATCTCGCAGACGGTCTTCGATCCCGCGGCCTATGAACGCCTGCAGGCGTCGAAGGCGAGTGCCGCCGCGGTGAGCGTGGGGGAGAGCGCAGCGGCCGAGCAGGCGGCCGTTCAGGCGGCGGTGGCGTACCTGCAGGCGCTGCGCGCCGACGCGCAGCTCACGGCCCGGCTCGCCGACTCGTCGCTGGCCGCGGATCTCCTCGGCATCGCCCGCGACCAACTCTCGGCCGGCGTGGGCGTGGCGCTCGACGTCACGCGCGCCGCGTCGCAGTTGGCGGGCGTCAGGGCACAACTCATCGGGGCCCGGAACGCGCAGGCCCAATCGCGGCTCGATCTCGCGCGGGCGCTCAATCTGCCGCTCGATACGCCGCTCGAACTCACCGATTCGCTGGACGCGCTGACCACGGTGCCCGACGCGGCCGATGCCGACGCCGCGGTACAGCGGGCGCTGCAGGCCCGTCCCGACGTGCGCGCGCTGGAGCAGCAGGTGCGCGCGGCACAGGTGCAGATGAACGCGACCCGCGCCGAGCGGTTGCCCACGATCAACGCCTTCGGCGACGACGGCGCCATCGGCCTCCGGCTCAACAAGCTGCTCGTGACCTACACCTGGGGCATCCAGCTCTCGGTGCCCGTCTTCGACGGCAACCGTCGCCGGGGCCGGGTGGACGAACAGGACGCCGCGATGCGCGAACTGCAGGTGCGCATGCGCGACCTGCGGCAGCAGGTGGCGGTGGAAGTGCGTAGCGCCGCACTCGACGTCGCCTCGGCGCGTCAGGCGGTGGATGCCGCGGGCGAGCACGAACAGCTTGCCGAGCAGGAAGTCTCGCAGGCGCGCGACCGGTTCCGCGCCGGCGTGGCCGGCAACGCCGACGTCATCACGGCGTCCCTGTCGCTCAACGCGGCGCGCACGCAACTCATCGATGCCCAGACCGCATTCCAGTCGGCCCGCGTGGCGTTGGCATACGCCGAAGGCCGCACGACCTCCATTCAATAG
- a CDS encoding HlyD family secretion protein, which yields MATPTTSADRDAAPAPNGNRRRLVLPILIILVVLGLGWAFEQWRYSRSHESTDDAQLDGDMTPVLAKVGGYVQRITIDENEHVAGDSLLVLIDPAEYQARLAQAEGELAAARAAVSGPLGEGQAQAMVQAASSQRASLEAQISAAKANLIKANADLARAKELVAKQIVSRQQLDAAQAAADAAAAALQALQRQQSAAGSNITAARAGVRLAQARLAAAQATVENAKLQLSYTRITAPMAGMVSRKQVEIGQLVQPGQPLLTIVADTGVWVTANYKETQLSDIRVGQPVDIEIDAYPGCAAKGKVESLSAATGAMFALLPPDNATGNFTKVVQRVPVRIAVTKGCGASQPLRPGLSVNAHIATK from the coding sequence ATGGCGACTCCAACGACCTCTGCAGACCGCGACGCGGCGCCGGCTCCCAACGGTAACCGGCGGCGGCTGGTACTTCCCATTCTCATCATCCTCGTGGTGCTCGGGCTCGGCTGGGCCTTCGAACAGTGGCGCTACAGCCGCAGTCACGAGTCCACCGACGATGCACAACTCGACGGTGACATGACGCCCGTGCTCGCCAAGGTCGGCGGCTACGTGCAACGCATCACGATCGACGAGAACGAGCACGTGGCGGGCGATTCGCTGCTCGTGCTCATCGATCCCGCCGAGTACCAGGCGCGCCTGGCGCAAGCGGAGGGCGAACTGGCCGCGGCGCGCGCCGCGGTGTCGGGCCCGCTGGGCGAGGGGCAGGCACAGGCCATGGTACAGGCCGCGTCGAGCCAGCGCGCCTCGCTGGAGGCACAGATCAGCGCCGCCAAGGCCAACCTCATCAAAGCGAACGCCGACCTCGCACGCGCCAAGGAGCTTGTGGCCAAACAGATCGTGTCCCGGCAACAGCTCGACGCCGCACAGGCGGCCGCCGACGCGGCCGCGGCCGCGCTGCAGGCACTCCAACGCCAGCAGAGTGCGGCCGGATCGAATATCACGGCGGCCCGGGCCGGCGTACGCCTGGCGCAGGCACGTCTCGCCGCGGCGCAGGCAACGGTGGAGAACGCGAAGTTGCAGCTCTCGTACACCCGCATTACCGCCCCGATGGCGGGCATGGTGTCGCGCAAGCAGGTGGAGATCGGGCAGCTCGTGCAGCCCGGTCAGCCGTTGCTCACGATCGTTGCCGACACCGGCGTATGGGTGACGGCGAATTATAAGGAAACGCAACTCTCGGACATCCGCGTGGGCCAGCCGGTGGACATCGAGATCGATGCCTACCCCGGGTGCGCGGCCAAGGGCAAAGTGGAGAGCCTGTCGGCCGCGACGGGAGCCATGTTCGCGCTGCTCCCGCCCGATAATGCCACCGGCAACTTCACCAAGGTCGTGCAGCGCGTGCCGGTGCGCATCGCCGTCACAAAGGGATGCGGCGCCAGCCAGCCGCTCCGGCCGGGCTTGTCCGTAAACGCGCACATCGCCACCAAGTAG
- a CDS encoding DHA2 family efflux MFS transporter permease subunit has product MTDTTTAEVDAGVHRTPGARDTARFVPPPARAGEHEDPYKYKYIIAIAVTLAAMLELIDTSIVNVAIPHMMGNLGATLDEISWVSTGYIIANVIVIPMSGWLSAYFGRKRYLTGSIALFVGASFMCGAATSLGGLVLWRVVQGLGGGALLSTAQTTLFESFPPDEVGIGQAMFGVGVMVGPTIGPTLGGYIVDNYNWPWIFYINVPLGILAGFMVYTYVHDAAHQARAKSIDVAGILFLATGVGSLQWMLERGERYDWFDSRFVTALCVTAVVSFVLLIWRELTAKEPVINFRVFRSRQLTAGVSIAAFLGLALFGSIFVLPVFLQQLHGFTANQTGLVILPGALASAVTMAWVGRNANRLDARATVTIGALFFMLSMWQLSTLTLDAGRGDLFWPLIWRGLGLGLIFVPLTNATMAELATRDLAQGTGMFNLTRQLGGSMGIAIMATLLTRFTTIAKSGLAEHVTTMDPRSLGRLRALTNAMIGRGASPLVAHQQALAIMDHQISAQASVLAFSKIYLLSGALLLSSLPLLFFFHTGKARTTVRSMH; this is encoded by the coding sequence ATGACGGACACGACGACCGCTGAGGTCGACGCGGGCGTGCATCGTACCCCCGGCGCGCGCGACACGGCTCGCTTCGTGCCGCCGCCGGCGCGTGCCGGCGAGCACGAGGACCCGTACAAATACAAGTACATCATCGCCATCGCGGTGACACTGGCTGCCATGCTGGAGCTGATCGATACGTCGATCGTCAACGTCGCCATCCCCCACATGATGGGGAACTTGGGGGCGACGCTCGACGAGATCTCGTGGGTGTCCACCGGCTACATCATCGCCAACGTGATCGTCATTCCGATGTCGGGATGGTTATCGGCCTACTTCGGGCGCAAGCGCTATCTCACCGGATCGATCGCGCTGTTCGTCGGGGCCTCGTTCATGTGCGGGGCCGCCACGTCGCTGGGTGGACTCGTCCTGTGGCGGGTGGTGCAGGGATTGGGCGGGGGCGCGCTCCTGTCCACCGCGCAGACCACCCTGTTCGAGTCGTTCCCGCCCGACGAGGTGGGAATCGGCCAGGCGATGTTCGGCGTCGGCGTGATGGTGGGACCGACGATCGGTCCCACCCTCGGCGGCTACATCGTGGACAACTACAACTGGCCCTGGATCTTCTACATCAACGTTCCGCTGGGTATCCTGGCGGGCTTCATGGTCTACACGTATGTCCACGATGCCGCGCATCAGGCACGCGCCAAGAGCATCGATGTGGCCGGCATCCTCTTCCTTGCCACCGGTGTCGGCTCGCTGCAGTGGATGCTCGAGCGTGGCGAGCGCTACGATTGGTTCGATTCACGCTTCGTGACGGCACTGTGTGTGACCGCCGTGGTGTCGTTCGTGCTGCTGATCTGGCGCGAACTCACCGCCAAGGAACCGGTGATCAACTTCCGCGTATTCAGGAGCCGGCAGCTCACTGCCGGTGTGAGCATCGCCGCGTTTCTCGGACTGGCGCTGTTCGGCTCCATCTTCGTGCTCCCGGTATTTCTTCAGCAGTTGCACGGATTCACGGCCAACCAGACGGGGCTGGTCATTCTTCCTGGCGCCCTCGCGTCGGCGGTCACCATGGCGTGGGTAGGACGCAACGCGAACAGGCTGGACGCACGTGCGACGGTCACCATCGGCGCGCTGTTCTTCATGCTGTCCATGTGGCAGCTCTCCACGCTCACGCTCGACGCGGGGCGCGGGGATCTGTTCTGGCCGCTGATTTGGCGCGGTCTCGGGCTGGGGCTGATCTTCGTGCCTCTCACCAACGCCACGATGGCCGAATTGGCCACCAGGGACCTGGCCCAGGGCACCGGGATGTTCAACCTCACCCGTCAGCTCGGTGGATCGATGGGCATCGCGATCATGGCCACGCTGCTCACGCGGTTCACGACGATCGCCAAGAGCGGCCTGGCGGAGCACGTCACGACCATGGACCCCCGGTCGCTCGGCCGGTTGCGAGCCCTCACCAATGCGATGATCGGCCGCGGCGCGAGTCCATTGGTCGCGCACCAGCAGGCCCTGGCGATCATGGACCATCAGATCTCGGCGCAGGCCAGCGTGCTGGCGTTCTCCAAGATCTATCTGCTCAGCGGCGCGCTGCTCCTCTCGTCCCTCCCCCTCCTGTTCTTCTTCCACACCGGCAAGGCGCGCACCACAGTACGCTCCATGCACTAG